The Pirellulales bacterium genome window below encodes:
- a CDS encoding AAA family ATPase: ESLTRRTASDLYSSLYCFRDFFSDISNLRSRYCPPYEGVHEIGGGSTIVYGDNGAGKTGYTRILKRACQARGREEILGNVVSGTAPPKLDVAIKYKVGTDPAPRAWTGGDPDEFISRVSVFDTHCATVYLNDKTNVAFLPFGLDLFDKLVKASKAVRTVLEADQRALNSNALAAIVPAIPEGTAAARLVNGITALTKPEAVLAVTRLSEEEEKKRALFEQTLKDLQANDPEKLLKQLTLRAGRVRTLIEHLQGLESALGEKAVTDVLNLRADGGRKSAEAKRLREATFPEGVLAGTGGDHWKGMWDSARQFSEQQAYQGKSFPVVDDCAKCVLCQQDLEHAAAHRLKQFQEFVMSTTERELRQLREEFTKRRNAISTLTTKTDAIAATLAEMRLEHETVADRVDAATAQNEKRRAAVVAALGNNNDPAASCPALSVASKDAEGVAQDIDARIKSLRDPEAAAKRKAMETELRELNARILLGKYEQTLLDEIERKKKIAAFGQCIEETKPTTITQKGSAITKATVSERLKSRFREELIGLDFTHVEVELKEAGGSEGVFYHKLALTRAPGVVLPKVVSEGEQRCLSIAAFFAELSTADDPSGIVFDDPVSSLDVRWRRAVAARLVQESKARQVIVFTHDVVFLLTLHQAAKDMGVVPNDQHVRYTSKGAGVCMDELPWAAMAVKKRIGHVRNEWQSADKLYRDGNQDQYEKETKNLYGLLREAWERGLEEVLLGGVVERFRPGVQTQQIIALADITEEDCKAVEKGMSKCSAWLRGHDQSAAAPAPVPKPAELKADIEELDAWVKAINRRRGK; encoded by the coding sequence ACCATTGTCTACGGCGACAATGGAGCCGGGAAGACGGGATACACGCGCATCCTCAAGCGCGCTTGCCAGGCGCGGGGTCGGGAAGAGATTCTGGGCAACGTCGTGTCCGGCACTGCTCCCCCGAAACTTGATGTCGCAATCAAATACAAGGTCGGGACAGACCCGGCGCCGCGCGCGTGGACAGGAGGAGACCCCGATGAGTTTATCTCGCGTGTCAGCGTCTTCGATACGCACTGCGCCACTGTCTATCTCAACGACAAGACCAACGTGGCGTTCCTTCCGTTCGGGCTCGATCTGTTCGACAAGCTCGTCAAGGCCAGCAAGGCCGTCCGGACTGTCCTCGAAGCGGACCAGCGCGCTCTCAATTCCAATGCGTTAGCGGCAATCGTTCCCGCTATTCCGGAAGGAACTGCTGCTGCAAGACTCGTGAACGGAATCACGGCGCTTACCAAGCCGGAAGCCGTGCTGGCGGTGACACGGCTTTCAGAAGAGGAGGAAAAGAAACGCGCTCTATTCGAACAGACACTTAAGGATCTTCAAGCCAATGATCCGGAAAAGCTCCTCAAGCAACTGACGCTTCGCGCCGGTCGTGTCCGTACCCTGATAGAGCATCTCCAAGGGCTGGAGTCAGCTCTTGGCGAGAAAGCCGTAACAGACGTGCTCAACCTCAGAGCCGACGGCGGGCGGAAGAGCGCTGAGGCGAAGCGCCTGCGTGAGGCGACGTTTCCGGAAGGTGTGCTTGCCGGGACGGGTGGTGACCATTGGAAGGGAATGTGGGACTCGGCCAGACAATTTTCAGAGCAGCAGGCCTATCAGGGCAAGTCCTTTCCTGTTGTCGATGACTGCGCAAAATGCGTCCTGTGTCAGCAGGACCTCGAGCACGCGGCGGCCCACCGGCTCAAACAATTTCAAGAATTCGTCATGTCCACGACAGAGCGTGAGCTTCGTCAGCTACGCGAGGAATTCACCAAGCGCCGAAACGCAATTTCCACTCTGACGACAAAGACCGATGCCATTGCAGCAACGCTCGCTGAAATGCGCCTTGAACATGAAACGGTAGCGGATCGCGTCGACGCTGCCACTGCACAGAATGAAAAACGCCGCGCGGCCGTCGTTGCAGCCCTCGGAAACAACAACGATCCTGCGGCGAGTTGTCCCGCACTTTCGGTTGCATCGAAGGATGCTGAAGGTGTCGCGCAGGATATTGACGCCCGGATCAAATCCTTGCGGGACCCAGAAGCCGCGGCGAAGCGCAAAGCGATGGAGACCGAGTTACGCGAACTGAATGCCAGGATCCTGCTCGGCAAGTATGAGCAGACCCTTCTCGACGAGATTGAACGTAAAAAGAAGATCGCCGCATTCGGTCAGTGCATCGAAGAAACCAAGCCGACGACGATTACCCAGAAGGGCTCCGCCATCACGAAGGCGACGGTATCGGAGCGACTGAAGTCGCGCTTCCGGGAAGAGCTGATTGGTCTCGACTTTACGCATGTCGAGGTTGAGCTTAAGGAGGCCGGCGGTTCGGAAGGCGTTTTCTACCACAAGCTTGCACTCACGCGCGCACCAGGCGTGGTGTTGCCAAAGGTTGTCAGCGAGGGGGAACAGCGGTGTCTTTCCATCGCGGCATTCTTTGCCGAGTTGAGTACGGCAGACGATCCCTCCGGAATTGTGTTCGACGATCCAGTGTCTTCACTGGATGTGAGATGGCGACGGGCTGTCGCCGCACGACTGGTTCAGGAATCGAAAGCGCGGCAGGTTATTGTCTTTACCCATGATGTTGTGTTCCTGCTGACGCTCCATCAGGCCGCGAAGGATATGGGCGTCGTGCCCAACGACCAGCATGTGCGGTACACATCAAAAGGTGCTGGCGTTTGCATGGATGAGCTTCCTTGGGCGGCGATGGCTGTAAAGAAGCGAATAGGTCATGTCAGAAATGAGTGGCAGTCTGCGGATAAACTTTACCGGGATGGGAATCAGGATCAGTACGAGAAAGAGACGAAGAACCTGTACGGTCTTCTCAGAGAGGCATGGGAACGCGGACTTGAAGAGGTTTTGCTTGGAGGCGTCGTTGAGCGTTTCCGTCCGGGTGTGCAAACACAGCAGATCATCGCACTTGCCGATATTACGGAGGAGGATTGCAAGGCCGTTGAAAAAGGCATGTCGAAATGTTCGGCATGGTTGCGCGGCCACGATCAATCTGCGGCGGCACCGGCTCCTGTTCCGAAACCTGCGGAACTAAAAGCCGACATTGAGGAACTCGACGCCTGGGTTAAAGCGATCAACAGGCGCCGTGGCAAATAA